TAATTTATGGTTTGAATTGATTATTAAGATTGATGGTCTGTAATGCATAAACTGAATTCtgtgataaaaaaaaaaagaaagaacatGATACCCGAGCCATGAATCTGAAACGATTTCAATTTCGTAACCTAACCATGAATCTGATTGTTCTCGGTACTATTTATATATGTGTAGGATATATGTGATGTGTGTTATATTTGTGTTGTTGCAAGATCCTTTTTATAGTTGCAATCAGTCATTGTTTATTGTTTAAGTAATTTCATATAGCAATTGACACCCTTTGCCTTTCCTTATCACAAGAATTCAGCGTATCGAAAGCAATTGATTACACATAAGGTCCAGTCCTTTGTTgattgatatatatgtatttacttctagTGATGACACTGTTTTCTATGATAACTAGGCATGTGTGTTGACCTGTATATATTAACGTACCACTTTACTCCGTATTTGAGAATGCAGCTCATTTACAAATGTGAAGTAGTTGCTATGAGTTATCTCCACTTTTTGTAAACTCAGTTTAGACTCTTAATGTCAACCAACAAGGAATGAGGTGAAAGTACACCGTCTTTAAGTAACTGGTTGGTTCGCTAAGGAAAATGTTAGCAATTTCTGAGGATCTTTGTGTCAATACTATTAGTTTTCTATTATCCTTTGTAAGCCTTGTTTGACATTTGGAATAATTGCTTCTCAATTCATACATTCACAACGCATGAGGACTTGTTATTGTGCATCGACTACAGATTTTCATGCTTATCATCTGTATATTTGAATATAGACTATAGGAATACAGTAGCACATCAATACCATTGTATTAATAAAAATGAGCTTATAGGAGCCTGGTAGCTTACCATTTGACCATAATCAAGTCTGAAATAGCCTGATACAGGTCATCTTGGTGTCGAGCTAACTTATAAGTTACAAGTCGAGCCGAACCGACTCATGTTAGTAATTAATATGCATCAGATATGCTTGAGTTAGCTTCGAATAGATGACAGCTCTATATATATTCATGGAAAATAATATTCTCCCATCATTTTAATTTGAAGTTAATGTGTGCCCTTAATTTTGGTGCAGGTTTACTTGTGTGAAAAGGTTTCACTTGTAAATGAAATGTACTTTGCAATCACTCTTGATTGTACCACTGCTGGCCCCGTAAGCTTCTTCTGCTTCTCCTTAAAATAGGAATTATATATTGATTCTGTCAATGATGTTTACTATTACTTAGCAATTGCAcctatattatcatattattagtcttaaaataggaattatatatttatttttgctTCTTAAGCTTATTATTGCCTGCCGAGAGGGTGGAACCAGCATTGAAGACCTTGCAGAAAAATACCCTGACATGATCATAAAAGTATGCCTTTTTTTGACACCATGTTTTCTTGTCATCCTTATGTGGGGACCCACTTTATTTTTACCAAATTGACTTTTCACAGGTACCTATTGATGTTTTCAAAGGCATTACAGATAGAGATGCTGCTAAAGTTGTAGATGGCCTTGCTCCAATGGTAGCTGACTGGGCCGCTTCAATCGAACGGGTGAAGAAACTGTATAACCTTTTCCGTGAATCGGACTGCACACAGTTAGAGGTGAGCATTACTTCTATAAACAATTTGTATCTTCATTTGTTGGTGACAAATTTTCCATATTTTGGTTTTAAGTTTGAATCTCCTTCTTCAGATCAACCCCATTGCTGAAACTTCCAATAACAAGTTGGTAGCTGCTGATGCAAAGCTAAACTTTGATGATAATGCTGCTTATCGACAAAACGAAATTTTTGCTCTTCGTGATCCAACACAAGAGGATCCCCATGAGGTATAACTAATCCATTTTCTTTGAATATATATGAAGACATTATTGTATTTTCTATATTATTATAACATCGTCATCTGGGAACAAAATTCAATTTTTTTGAGATATAAATGATGATAACAAACGAGGAGGTTGTATGCATTAGAAGTGTGCTTGGATGAATTTTAATCCGTTTGACCTGGATTTGACCCGTTTGAGATCAAACACAACCAGTGGCGAAAATATTTGAGGACAGGGGGCACCCGCCCCGAGTTGATTTGCACTTTTTattgtaaaaattttggatttttcgattttgcctccagtggaatttttttttttggccccaaagtctccatattttgccccaaaaccttcagattttgcccaaaaaccaccatattttttgtcccaaaacctccatattttgccaaaaaaaagttGCTACGCTTTTAAAAAAATTTCGGCCCCCGGTGAAAAAATATTCTGCTTCCGCCACTGAACACAACCAAGTCAACCCTTTATTAAGTTACATAAAGGAGCGCCTCTAGACAAAAAACAATAAGTTGTGGTTAATGCTATTTTTGTTGGTACTCAATTTCAATAGGTTGCAGCTGCAAAAGCAGATTTGAATTATATTGGTTTGGATGGGGAAATTGGATGCATGGTGAATGGGGCTGGATTGGCAATGGCCACCATGGACATCATTAAGTTACATGGAGGGACGCCTGCTAATTTTTTGGATGTAGGTGGTAATGCTTCTGAAGGACAGGCAAGTACTTTTTTTTATATGTAGAAAACAAAATAATTAAACTTTTGAAAACTCGTATGCATATTGTTTATAGTTGTAAAAATTAATGGAGCAGGTTGTTGAGGCTTTCAAGATATTGACATCAGATGAGAAAGTGAAAGCAATATTGGTGAATATATTTGGAGGAATAATGAAGTGCGACGTGATTGCTAGTGGGATTGTTAATGCTGCTAAACATGTAAGTATACTTTAGTGTGCAATTGCATCGTCTTCACTCAATTGCCTATACTTTGTCTTTGAACCATTAGTAGATTTGACCGATGATGGGAGTATAGTTATAGTAGAGTTGGATAGTCGAACAGGGGATGGTTAAAATTGTTAGATCAGGTTGGTTTGGGTTGC
This genomic window from Rutidosis leptorrhynchoides isolate AG116_Rl617_1_P2 chromosome 2, CSIRO_AGI_Rlap_v1, whole genome shotgun sequence contains:
- the LOC139892803 gene encoding succinate--CoA ligase [ADP-forming] subunit beta, mitochondrial-like isoform X1; translation: MYFAITLDCTTAGPLIIACREGGTSIEDLAEKYPDMIIKVPIDVFKGITDRDAAKVVDGLAPMVADWAASIERVKKLYNLFRESDCTQLEINPIAETSNNKLVAADAKLNFDDNAAYRQNEIFALRDPTQEDPHEVAAAKADLNYIGLDGEIGCMVNGAGLAMATMDIIKLHGGTPANFLDVGGNASEGQVVEAFKILTSDEKVKAILVNIFGGIMKCDVIASGIVNAAKHTETCMSKLDKHGY
- the LOC139892803 gene encoding succinate--CoA ligase [ADP-forming] subunit beta, mitochondrial-like isoform X2; the protein is MYFAITLDCTTAGPLIIACREGGTSIEDLAEKYPDMIIKVPIDVFKGITDRDAAKVVDGLAPMVADWAASIERVKKLYNLFRESDCTQLEINPIAETSNNKLVAADAKLNFDDNAAYRQNEIFALRDPTQEDPHEVAAAKADLNYIGLDGEIGCMVNGAGLAMATMDIIKLHGGTPANFLDVGGNASEGQVVEAFKILTSDEKVKAILVNIFGGIMKCDVIASGIVNAAKHDF